From Lolium perenne isolate Kyuss_39 chromosome 5, Kyuss_2.0, whole genome shotgun sequence, a single genomic window includes:
- the LOC127302349 gene encoding F-box/LRR-repeat protein 14-like, giving the protein MEDLPEDLAAEIFNKITSTSDLNSLSLVSKQLYKTEGNQRAAVRVGSGLCTATEALTALCARFPNLRKVEIDYSDCVPRCVHQLNNKGLSVFSSHCSSLIDLTLSFCSYINDYGLSCLAHCKTLVSLRLISTPQITSIGLFSVAVGCTSLSVLHLIDCEKIDSVEWLEYFGRDGSLEELVVRNCKGISHHDLLKFGSGWMKLQKFEFEGNRGFYGISQGYAVYDSLYDAHSRDIYDWCCESLNYLRLAHIKTLPEVGLRVVLGKCKALEKLCLEYVHALNDNDMIALSTSCSNLKSISLWLDIQYYSSDVSNGEVRTSFTDKSLYSLAVNCRMLQIVDFKFDGCSRDWPSEIGFTQKGFLALIRSCPIRVLVLDTANFLDEEGMKAISSTPHLETLELTLCPAVTDAGMRFIAHTPCLRNLTLRVCHEVTDVGVAELGREHKLESLVIDYCGQVSLQGVQGVAKSVHYSKDFAKWMKIGLGSGC; this is encoded by the coding sequence ATGGAGGACCTACCAGAGGATCTGGCGGCAGAGATTTTCAACAAGATCACCAGTACAAGTGATCTGAATTCTCTTTCCCTTGTGTCAAAGCAGCTCTACAAAACAGAGGGGAATCAAAGGGCTGCTGTCCGTGTTGGTTCCGGTCTTTGCACTGCTACAGAAGCACTGACAGCATTGTGCGCTCGGTTCCCAAATCTCCGGAAAGTTGAAATCGATTACTCTGATTGTGTACCTAGATGTGTACATCAGTTGAACAACAAAGGCCTCTCTGTGTTTTCATCTCACTGTTCCTCGCTGATTGACCTCACCTTAAGCTTCTGCTCATACATCAATGACTATGGGCTCAGTTGTTTAGCTCATTGCAAGACATTGGTGTCTCTCAGGCTGATCTCCACACCACAAATAACGTCAATTGGGCTTTTCTCTGTTGCAGTTGGTTGCACGAGTCTCTCTGTTCTCCACCTTATTGATTGCGAGAAAATCGACAGTGTTGAGTGGTTGGAATACTTTGGTAGGGATGGATCGTTGGAAGAGCTTGTAGTGAGGAATTGCAAAGGAATCAGTCACCATGACCTCCTTAAGTTTGGTTCAGGATGGATGAAGCTCCAGAAGTTTGAGTTTGAGGGGAATAGAGGATTCTATGGTATTTCTCAAGGTTATGCGGTCTATGACTCCTTGTACGATGCTCACAGCAGGGATATATATGATTGGTGCTGTGAGAGTTTGAATTATTTAAGGTTGGCGCATATAAAAACTTTGCCAGAAGTAGGACTTCGTGTTGTCCTAGGGAAGTGTAAAGCATTGGAGAAGCTTTGCCTTGAGTATGTTCATGCCCTGAATGACAATGACATGATTGCATTATCAACGAGCTGCAGCAATCTTAAAAGCATCTCACTCTGGCTCGATATTCAGTACTACTCTAGTGACGTCAGCAATGGTGAAGTCAGGACGTCATTTACCGATAAGAGCCTTTACTCCCTAGCCGTTAACTGTCGTATGCTTCAGATCGTAGACTTCAAATTTGATGGATGTTCTCGTGACTGGCCATCAGAAATTGGATTCACACAGAAGGGCTTTCTGGCACTAATTCGGTCCTGCCCAATTCGTGTTCTTGTGCTAGACACCGCTAACTTCTTGGATGAAGAGGGGATGAAGGCCATCTCATCCACACCACATCTGGAGACACTCGAGCTTACATTGTGTCCTGCGGTTACTGATGCTGGGATGCGCTTCATTGCACAcaccccatgcttgagaaatctCACACTTCGAGTGTGTCATGAGGTGACTGATGTTGGAGTGGCTGAACTGGGACGCGAACATAAGTTGGAGTCTTTGGTCATTGACTATTGTGGCCAAGTCTCTCTGCAAGGTGTGCAGGGTGTTGCCAAGTCAGTTCACTACTCCAAGGACTTCGCTAAGTGGATGAAAATAGGTTTGGGTAGCGGCTGTTGA